Proteins encoded together in one Ipomoea triloba cultivar NCNSP0323 chromosome 4, ASM357664v1 window:
- the LOC116017217 gene encoding pentatricopeptide repeat-containing protein At5g59600, which produces MPRTNGQVHSDTREITAFDRFFHALSEPYTELIGKYTDGRALRLGKVLHAHLIINGLARRTHFASKLIAFYAECKQLADARKLFDRIPKTNVRRWIVLAGAYSRNGIHEEAMALFNEMLKEVKRPNKFVLPSILKACGHLSDQRTGETLHAVVLRNEFEFDAYVVSALIDMYSKCGKVEKAKRVFDGMVNKDLVALNAMVSGFVQHKSEREALSLIEEMKPLGLKPNVVTYNTLIAGFSQADDRAMVSKILRFMHDEGVVPDVVSWTSVVSGLVQNFHNSEAFDTFKQMLNVGFCPSSATISSLLPACATFADLMRGKAIHGYAIVMGIEKDVYVRSALIDMYAKCGYIYEARKLFYNMPERNTVTWNSMIFGYANHGHCNEAIELFDKMAREEERKLDHLTFTAALTACSHAGMVEYGESIFKTMQEKYGIKPRLEHYACIVDLLGRAGKLNKAYDFVLNMPIEPDLFVWGALLGACRQHGNVDLAEVAAKELAKLEPDSAGSGVLLSSLYADASKWGNVAKMKMSIKKRKLKKFPGCSWVEVA; this is translated from the coding sequence ATGCCAAGAACTAACGGTCAAGTACACTCTGACACTCGAGAAATAACAGCATTTGACCGTTTCTTTCATGCCTTGTCTGAACCCTACACGGAGCTCATCGGAAAATATACTGACGGACGAGCTCTGAGATTAGGCAAAGTGTTACACGCGCACCTCATCATCAATGGTTTGGCTCGTCGAACCCACTTTGCCTCCAAGTTAATTGCTTTCTACGCAGAATGCAAGCAATTAGCTGATGCTCGCAAACTGTTCGACAGAATTCCCAAAACAAATGTCCGTCGTTGGATTGTCTTGGCTGGGGCCTATTCACGGAATGGGATTCATGAGGAAGCTATGGCCTTGTTTAATGAAATGCTCAAGGAAGTAAAACGTCCAAATAAATTTGTTCTTCCCAGTATCTTGAAAGCCTGTGGACATCTCTCTGATCAAAGAACTGGAGAGACATTGCATGCTGTGGTTCTGAGAAATGAGTTCGAGTTTGATGCATATGTGGTTAGTGCACTAATCGACATGTACTCGAAATGTGGGAAAGTTGAAAAGGCGAAAAGGGTGTTTGATGGCATGGTGAATAAAGATTTGGTGGCCCTGAATGCTATGGTTTCAGGGTTTGTTCAGCATAAGTCTGAAAGAGAAGCTCTGAGTTTGATTGAGGAAATGAAGCCACTAGGCTTGAAGCCAAACGTGGTGACATATAATACATTGATTGCGGGATTTTCACAAGCAGATGACAGGGCTATGGTGTCCAAAATTCTCAGATTTATGCATGATGAGGGGGTAGTCCCTGATGTTGTATCTTGGACTTCTGTGGTTTCTGGTCTTGTGCAGAATTTCCACAACAGTGAAGCTTTTGATACTTTTAAGCAGATGTTGAATGTTGGGTTTTGTCCAAGTTCTGCTACAATTAGTAGTTTGTTGCCTGCTTGTGCAACGTTTGCAGATTTGATGCGTGGGAAGGCGATACATGGTTATGCAATAGTCATGGGAATTGAAAAAGATGTGTATGTAAGGAGTGCTCTCATAGATATGTATGCAAAATGTGGGTATATATATGAAGCGAGGAAATTATTCTATAATATGCCCGAGAGGAACACAGTGACCTGGAATTCAATGATTTTCGGGTATGCAAATCATGGACATTGCAATGAAGCTATTGAACTTTTTGACAAAATGGCGAGAGAGGAGGAGAGAAAACTGGACCACTTGACTTTCACAGCGGCTCTCACTGCTTGTAGTCATGCTGGGATGGTCGAGTATGGAGAAAGTATTTTCAAGACGATGCAGGAAAAATATGGAATCAAACCGAGGCTAGAGCATTATGCCTGTATAGTGGATCTGCTAGGAAGAGCGGGGAAGCTCAATAAGGCCTATGATTTTGTTCTAAATATGCCAATTGAGCCTGATTTGTTTGTATGGGGAGCGTTGCTAGGGGCATGCAGGCAGCACGGAAACGTGGATCTAGCAGAGGTAGCAGCTAAAGAATTGGCTAAACTCGAGCCCGACAGTGCAGGGAGTGGCGTGTTGTTATCGAGTTTATATGCTGATGCTAGTAAATGGGGAAACGTCGCCAAGATGAAAATGTCCATAAAGAAGAGGAAGCTGAAAAAGTTTCCTGGCTGTAGTTGGGTAGAAGTTGCATAA